One window from the genome of Hippopotamus amphibius kiboko isolate mHipAmp2 chromosome 13, mHipAmp2.hap2, whole genome shotgun sequence encodes:
- the TMEM128 gene encoding transmembrane protein 128: MDGLRAREQLRRRYQFPPDAEVPLDREGSVGPETSTAVEKKEKPLPRLNIHSGFWILASIAVTYYVDFFQTVKENFHTSSWFLFGGALLLVSLSIAFYCIVYLEWYRGIEDYDMKYPALIPTTTATFIVAGICFNVALWHVWSFFTPLLLFTQFMGVVMLISLLG, encoded by the exons ATGGACGGTCTACGGGCTCGGGAGCAACTGCGGCGGCGGTACCAGTTCCCGCCGGACGCGGAGGTCCCGCTGGACCGCGAGGGCTCCGTCGGGCCGG AAACCTCTACAGCTGTTGAGAAAAAGGAGAAACCTCTTCCCAGGCTTAATATCCATTCTGGATTCTGGATTTTGGCATCCATTGCTGTGACCTATTATGTTGATTTCTTTCAAACCGTTAAAGAAAACTTTCACACCAGTAG tTGGTTTCTCTTTGGCGGTGCCTTGTTGCTTGTTAGCTTATCGATTGCATTTTACTGCATAGTCTATCTGGAATGGTATCGTGGAATTGAAGATTATGATATGAAGTATCCGGCGTTGATACCTACTACAACTGCTACTTTTATTGTAGCAGGAATTTG CTTCAATGTTGCTTTATGGCACGTGTGGTCATTTTTCACGCCACTGCTGTTGTTTACCCAGTTTATGGGGGTTGTAATGTTGATCTCCCTCCTTGGATGA